A genome region from Erigeron canadensis isolate Cc75 chromosome 3, C_canadensis_v1, whole genome shotgun sequence includes the following:
- the LOC122593655 gene encoding clathrin light chain 1-like has protein sequence MSSSFDTFSVDGEESATIQSSTGQFDENYFDNSSTAADTTPYQFPADGESVDSPDPYGFDSHQDPDPYSQPPQSSSPFDSSTSVPISNGVNQDYDDGLFSSDGPILPPPSEMREEGFALREWRRLNALRLEEKESKERELRSQIIQEGEDYIRAFHEKRLKNIETNKLTNREGEKMYVAKQEKFHKEADKQYWKAIAELIPREVPNIEKRGKKDKDKKPSITVIQGPKPGKPTDLSRLRHILVKLKVTPPAHMVPPPPPAAAKDGKEASKDGKVVAKDGKDAAASTSETVAAKDSASNGTEAPAAAVEQSAA, from the exons atgtCATCGTCGTTCGATACCTTCAGCGTCGACGGCGAAGAATCAGCAACGATCCAATCATCCACCGGTCAATTCGATGAAAATTACTTCGACAACAGCAGCACCGCCGCCGATACGACGCCGTATCAGTTCCCCGCCGACGGTGAATCAGTAGACAGTCCAGATCCGTACGGATTCGATTCGCATCAGGATCCGGATCCTTATTCTCAACCGCCTCAGTCATCTTCACCGTTTGATTCATCAACATCGGTCCCGATCTCTAACGGTGTGAATCAGGATTACGATGACGGTTTATTCAGTTCAGATGGACCTATCCTTCCACCGCCTAGTGAGATGCGTGAAGAAGGTTTTGCTCTTCGTGAATGGCGTCG ACTTAATGCACTCCGTCTTGAGGAGAAAGAGAGCAAAGAGAGGGAATTACGGAGCCAGATCATCCAGGAAGGTGAAGATTATATTAGAGCTTTTCATGAAAAGAGACTGAAAAACATTGAGACCAACAAACTCACCAATAGAGAGGGCGAGAAG ATGTATGTAGCAAAGCAAGAAAAATTCCACAAAGAAGCTGATAAACAATACTGGAAAGCGATAGCCGAGCTGATTCCTCGCGAGGTTCCAAACATTGAAAAGAGAGGTAAGAAGGATAAAGACAAGAAACCATCCATTACGGTGATTCAAGGACCCAAGCCTGGAAAACCCACAGATCTCTCAAGGTTGCGTCACATCTTGGTGAAGCTCAAGGTCACCCCACCTGCTCACATggttccaccaccaccacctgctGCTGCTAAAGACGGAAAGGAAGCCAGCAAAGATGGGAAAGTAGTTGCTAAGGACGGAAAGGATGCAGCCGCGTCAACTAGCGAAACAGTAGCTGCTAAAGATTCTGCCTCAAATGGTACTGAAGCTCCAGCTGCAGCAGTTGAACAATCTGCTGCTTGA
- the LOC122591314 gene encoding RNA polymerase II C-terminal domain phosphatase-like 1 gives MYKSVVAVYDGERLLGDVEVCYNPQYQNSTTNIRENLKDKIRISYYSTPSERCPPLAVLHTITTSSTTSGTGICFKMECCNSSSNKSHLSLLHSTCLRENKTAVVTLGGEELHLVAMRSRRNDLSPCFWGFSVAPGLYESCLVMLNLRCLGIVFDLDETLIVANTLRSFEDRIEAIQRKVVGEIDPQRVAGMLSEIKRYQDDRNILKQYAESDQVVDNGKIIKAQSEAVQALSDNHQPLVRPLIRLQEKNIILTRINPLIRDTSVLVRLRPAWEDLRSYLMARGRKRFEVYVCTMAERDYALEMWRLLDPDSNLITAKELLNRIVCVKSGLKKSLFNVFQDGNCHPKMALVIDDRLKVWEERDQPRVHVVPAFAPYYAPQAEANSAVPILCVARNVACNVRGGFFRDFDDGLLQRINEVAYEDEIKDILPPDVSTYLSSEDDASAINGNKDPLGGFDGMADAEVERRLKEAIASSSVPPVMAKPDSVIKTSFQYNTAATSMPVLQAKVPGPIVQYPNKQLPSALEPLNQVKLEALSQVKLDALSQVQLDALSQVQLDALSQVKLDALSQVQLDALSQVKLEPLSHVKPEPLAQVKLPETSLHSSPAREEGEVPESELDPDTRRRLLILQHGMDMREQKISEPPQFPVRPPMPVIAPRVEPRGGWFPMGEEMGTRQMNQITPPKEFPLHSDPMLIESKHPIHAPPFVNKAETPILPERALDNQRLPKEVLQREDRLLSRSPPVYPSFPGEESSLGQSSSSNRDMDIEGGGSDTYVESPAEYLHYIAFKCGAKVEFRQALVSSMELQFSFEVLFAGEKVGEGTGKTRREAQHHAAEASLMNLADKYLSRPKSEDEGRSIGDGSSFGHQPLLREESMAFSTASGPARSLDTKMEFPKKGPIAALNELCMMEGLGMAFQPQPQLSANMGQNNELYAQVEIEGEVWGKGVGFTWDEAKMQAAEIAFMNLKARMGQYPQKRQPSPRSYQGMPPKRFRPEYPRVMQRMPSSARYPKNASPVP, from the exons atgtataaatcagTGGTGGCAGTATATGATGGTGAAAGATTACTTGGTGATGTCGAAGTATGTTATAATCCTCAATATCAGAATTCAACAACAAATATTAGAGAGAATTTGAAGGATAAAATCAGGATATCATATTATTCAACACCAAGTGAAAGATGTCCACCACTTGCTGTTCTTCACACAATCACCACTTCTTCTACAACAAGTGGTACTGGAATTTGCTTCAAAATGGAGTGCTGCAATTCATCTTCAAACAAGTCACATCTCAGTCTTTTGCATTCCACTTGTCTCAGGGAGAATAAG ACTGCTGTTGTCACACTTGGTGGAGAGGAGCTACATTTGGTAGCCATGCGCTCTAGGAGAAATGATTTGTCTCCCTGCTTTTGGGGGTTTAGTGTTGCGCCAGGACTTTACGAGTCATGCCTTGTCATGCTGAACCTGAGATGCCTTGGCATCGTATTTGACCTTGATGAAACGCTCATAGTGGCCAATACTTTGCGGTCATTTGAAGACAGAATCGAAGCCATACAAAGAAAAGTTGTCGGTGAAATTGATCCACAACGTGTTGCTGGTATGCTTTCTGAAATAAAACGCTATCAAGATGATAGAAATATCTTGAAACAGTATGCAGAGAGTGATCAAGTTGTTGACAATGGCAAGATAATCAAAGCACAGTCTGAGGCTGTCCAAGCGTTGTCAGACAATCATCAACCTCTTGTCCGTCCACTCATAAGATTACAGGAGAAAAACATCATCCTAACGCGCATCAACCCACTT ATTCGTGATACCAGTGTCCTTGTGAGATTGAGACCTGCTTGGGAGGATCTTAGAAGCTACTTGATGGCAAGAGGAAGGAAGCGTTTTGAGGTCTATGTCTGTACGATGGCTGAAAGAGACTATGCTTTGGAAATGTGGAGGCTTCTGGATCCTGATTCAAATCTAATAACCGCAAAAGAACTTTTGAACCGCATTGTGTGTGTGAAATCTG GGTTGAAGAAATCACTCTTCAATGTTTTCCAAGATGGAAACTGTCATCCCAAGATGGCATTAGTTATTGATGATCGTCTGAAAGTCTGGGAGGAGAGAGATCAACCACGTGTTCATGTTGTTCCCGCTTTTGCTCCATATTATGCTCCTCAAGCTGAA GCAAACAGTGCTGTTCCTATTCTTTGTGTTGCTAGAAATGTTGCTTGCAATGTCAGAGGAGGTTTTTTCAG AGACTTTGATGATGGTCTTCTGCAGCGAATTAATGAAGTTGCATATGAAGATGAAATCAAAGATATTCTGCCTCCAGATGTGAGCACTTATTTGAGTTCTGAG GATGATGCTTCTGCTATCAATGGGAACAAAGATCCACTTGGTGGTTTTGATGGAATGGCTGATGCTGAAGTAGAAAGAAGATTGAAG GAAGCTATAGCATCTTCATCCGTCCCCCCAGTTATGGCTAAACCAGATTCAGTAATCAAAACGAGTTTCCAGTACAATACTGCAGCCACATCAATGCCCGTCTTGCAGGCAAAAGTTCCGGGGCCAATTGTCCAATACCCCAATAAGCAACTGCCATCTGCACTAGAGCCATTGAACCAGGTGAAACTTGAGGCGTTGAGTCAAGTGAAGCTTGACGCATTGAGTCAGGTGCAACTTGACGCATTGAGTCAGGTGCAACTTGACGCATTGAGTCAAGTGAAGCTTGACGCATTGAGTCAGGTGCAACTTGACGCATTGAGTCAAGTGAAGCTTGAACCACTGAGTCATGTGAAACCTGAACCGTTGGCTCAAGTGAAGCTGCCAGAAACAAGCTTACATAGTTCTCCTGCAAGAGAAGAGGGTGAGGTGCCAGAATCTGAACTAGATCCGGATACAAGGAGGAGACTTCTCATCTTGCAACATGGTATGGACATGCGAGAACAAAAAATCAGTGAACCGCCTCAGTTTCCTGTCCGGCCTCCAATGCCAGTTATTGCTCCTCGAGTTGAGCCACGTGGAGGGTGGTTCCCAATGGGAGAAGAGATGGGTACAAGACAAATGAACCAAATCACACCTCCTAAAGAATTTCCATTGCACTCGGACCCTATGCTTATCGAGTCTAAACACCCTATTCATGCACCACCATTCGTTAACAAGGCTGAAACTCCTATATTGCCTGAAAGAGCTCTTGATAACCAGAGGCTTCCTAAGGAG GTTCTTCAAAGGGAGGATAGGCTGTTAAGCCGTTCACCGCCTGTTTATCCCTCTTTTCCTG gtgaagaaagTTCGCTGGGTCAATCCTCATCCAGCAACAGGGATATGGATATTGAAGGTGGTGGCAGTGATACGTATGTGGAATCCCCAGCTGAATATCTACATTATATTGCCTTCAAGTGCGGAGCGAAG GTGGAGTTCAGGCAGGCTCTGGTCTCCAGTATGGAACTGCAGTTCTCTTTTGAG GTATTGTTTGCTGGAGAGAAAGTCGGGGAAGGAACGGGGAAGACCCGAAGGGAAGCTCAACATCACGCTGCCGAGGCATCTCTTATGAACTTGGCTG ACAAGTATTTATCTCGACCAAAATCTGAAGATGAGGGAAGGTCCATAGGTGATGGAAGTTCTTTCGGGCACCAGCCTTTATTGAGAGAAGAATCAATGGCATTTTCTACTGCATCGGGACCAGCAAGGTCTCTTGATACAAAGATGGAGTTTCCCAAGAAAGGACCTATTGCTGCCCTTAATGAACTA TGCATGATGGAGGGTTTGGGCATGGCTTTTCAACCTCAGCCTCAACTTTCAGCAAATATGGGCCAGAATAATGAATTATATGCGCAG GTTGAAATAGAAGGGGAAGTATGGGGTAAGGGAGTTGGATTTACATGGGACGAAGCTAAGATGCAG GCTGCTGAAATTGCTTTCATGAATTTAAAAGCAAGGATGGGGCAATATCCTCAAAAACGTCAACCTTCTCCCAG ATCGTATCAAGGAATGCCACCCAAACGGTTTAGACCAGAGTACCCGAGAGTCATGCAACGGATGCCATCGTCAGCAAGATACCCCAAGAATGCCTCTCCTGTTCCTTGA